One Sulfolobus sp. S-194 DNA segment encodes these proteins:
- a CDS encoding DUF4322 domain-containing protein, translating to MENKAKEFLISPQTVRNYVENNHK from the coding sequence ATAGAAAATAAGGCAAAAGAATTCTTAATATCACCACAAACAGTGAGAAACTACGTGGAAAACAACCACAAGTAA